The sequence ATCTTCGGCCGAGCTTTCATCGTGAGTGTCAATGGGCTGCCAGGGGTTGGTAAAACGGCGCTGGCACTGGAGGTGGCCCACGGCCTTCTCAGCCAAAAGCTTTTCGAAGGCATCATTTGGGTCGATGCGAAATCGCAGCGTGTCACTCTTGAACACCTCCTGGATGTGATTGCTCGAGACGCCTTCCACCAATTCGAGCTAGCCAATAAGCCCCAGGGGGTAAAGTACCAAGGGGTCAGAAAGTTGCTCGAGGGAAATCGTTGTTTGCTCATCCTTGACAGCTACGAAGAGGTTGCTGATCAAAAAGTTGAAGGCTTTCTCCGTGTGCTCCCTGAACCCTCAAAAGTCTTGATCACCAGCAGAGAAAGGGAACACTCTCTGCCGTCAGATGATCTATTGTTGCAGGGTTTGCCGGCCAAAGAGGCCCTCAAGTTACTGAGAAGCCTTGGCAGGCTGAAGAGCGCCAGTGTAATCCACAGCGGAGCCGCTAGGGACTTGCGGCAATTGTACGAGCTGACTGGTGGCAATCCGTTTGCACTCCAGATTGCTGTAGGCCTCGTGGCGGACGGTGCCTCCCTGGAGGATGTCGCCAATATCCTGGTCGGCGCAAGTAGGACTAGGACCGCCGACGACTTTTGGAAGCGAATATTCCGCAGGACTTGGCAAAAGCTTACTCCTCAGTCAAAACAAGTGCTCATGGCAGCCTCTACGTTTCCTGCCCCGCTTCTGTCCGAATCCCTTCTTTCCATAAGCGGTGTTTCCGCCCTTGATTTTCAAGCAGCGACAGCACAGCTGGTGCGGATGGCCCTCACGGAAGCAAATGCTGGTGTGGATGGTCAGCAAAGGTATGGTGTAAGCCATCCTTTAGTCCGTTCCTACGCGAGACAGCAATTGGAAAGCCAGCCTGGTCTCCGGGAGCAGGTTATGTCCCGCGCGAAGAGACGATACCTGGAGTTCTTAGAAGACAATGCGAAGGATCTTCGGGACGGCTATAATGCCATTGACTCCGAGCTTCAGAACATCTTTGCAGTATTGCAACACTTGCAGGCCCAAAGAGATTTTGAAAGTGTGCTCAAGTATTTGAGGCGTCTCTCCTACTTTCTGCTCGACAGGGGATATTGGAGGGAGCGACTTGAGTGGTCGGAAAGGGGTTATCAGGCAGCAACTGAACTTGCCAAAATAGAGGTAAAGAACTACCGCTGGGCAGCCAAGTGTGCATATTGGATAGGCTGGTACTACTGTCGGAGCAAGCAGTACACGCAGGCGGCCGAGTGGGCCGAAACTGCCGACTTCTGTTTCAAACGGCTGGAGCCGAGAAGGCAGGAACCGAGGGTAACTCAGCTCCTGGGCATGATTCAGTTTGGCGTGCAAAATTACACCGAAGCACAGAAGCTCTTTCATAATGCTTTATCCGGTTTTGAGTGTGACTTGTCCCAGGCGAAAACGGACCGCGAGCGCGAGAACAAACTGTTCTGGCTCGTTACAGTCAAAACGAATCTCGGCGACTTGGCCAAGGCAAAGGGCGATAAGGCAACAGAAAACGCCTCATACTATGAGGAAGCAGAGAAGTGGCACAAGGAGGTCTTACAGGAAGCAAGGTCAAGATGTTGTAGCCCCGGCACTGAGGAGGTTCAGCGCTACGACCGGTGGGCGGGCCGTCTCGCACGCAGCCTGGGCAACCTGGGCGATG comes from candidate division KSB1 bacterium and encodes:
- a CDS encoding NB-ARC domain-containing protein, translated to MMTAQPKASWNVRLALRHGDEQARADLATFVQEHLTEVEKIVQEAKKLLKKIPPWFDPSFDGYLSGDRTRVRAQVEAIFQGLQRAKPKKGLHNSYRLEPCLWYRQVQLIRLAREVLDEGDGNCLEWSLVLAACLLRISIYPLIIVTCSSAGGFHAVLGYWVDDLPALKNERVALSGRMAARLVAEGRIYVVEATRIPPDERGRLKALTDAEAEALSHFPHNTQGQRVMFAVDIRVARESGIIQYGLPDSVYHNALPPREPNFVGRRKEKEELLDKIFGRAFIVSVNGLPGVGKTALALEVAHGLLSQKLFEGIIWVDAKSQRVTLEHLLDVIARDAFHQFELANKPQGVKYQGVRKLLEGNRCLLILDSYEEVADQKVEGFLRVLPEPSKVLITSREREHSLPSDDLLLQGLPAKEALKLLRSLGRLKSASVIHSGAARDLRQLYELTGGNPFALQIAVGLVADGASLEDVANILVGASRTRTADDFWKRIFRRTWQKLTPQSKQVLMAASTFPAPLLSESLLSISGVSALDFQAATAQLVRMALTEANAGVDGQQRYGVSHPLVRSYARQQLESQPGLREQVMSRAKRRYLEFLEDNAKDLRDGYNAIDSELQNIFAVLQHLQAQRDFESVLKYLRRLSYFLLDRGYWRERLEWSERGYQAATELAKIEVKNYRWAAKCAYWIGWYYCRSKQYTQAAEWAETADFCFKRLEPRRQEPRVTQLLGMIQFGVQNYTEAQKLFHNALSGFECDLSQAKTDRERENKLFWLVTVKTNLGDLAKAKGDKATENASYYEEAEKWHKEVLQEARSRCCSPGTEEVQRYDRWAGRLARSLGNLGDVYRRQGRVVDAVNCYEKGYRLAKELAYFNTIAACAVGLGLLLRDKDPSQAKRYLKEGLDIYERLGSRALGEAESLEEAREWLRDRCHWKVS